One Alcaligenes ammonioxydans DNA segment encodes these proteins:
- a CDS encoding NAD(P)/FAD-dependent oxidoreductase, translated as MVYDYLIVGAGMAGVSLAYRLPRDAQVLILERESHAAYHSTGRSAAMFVETYGTETIRALTVAGNDFFSHPPEGFTDQPILLPRGVLYVGTAEQQDLLDSQYQDWLEQGLDVSRLSAEQALALVPCLDPDTLAGALYDGQGQDMDVHALHQGFLKGAQAKGVSLRLDAEVVSAQWDGECWDVQLEGEATRLRTRVLVNAAGAWADTLAQRCGVQALGIQPKRRSAFLFSPPEGVDHRQWPAVIDIGEEFYFKPDAGMLLGSPANADDVQAHDVVAEELDVATGIYRIEERTRLRIRRPSHTWAGLRSFAPDGELVIGQDAQCPGFFWLAGQGGYGIQTAAGASLLAASLLQQQELPESLKALNIDPAVVSPARFRT; from the coding sequence ATGGTGTACGACTACCTGATCGTGGGCGCCGGCATGGCTGGCGTGTCTTTGGCTTACCGTTTGCCCCGTGATGCCCAAGTCCTGATTCTGGAAAGAGAGTCTCATGCCGCCTATCACTCCACCGGGCGTTCGGCTGCCATGTTTGTGGAAACCTACGGCACCGAGACGATTCGTGCCTTGACAGTGGCTGGCAATGACTTTTTCAGTCATCCCCCTGAGGGTTTTACGGATCAGCCCATCCTGTTGCCTCGAGGCGTGCTGTACGTGGGAACGGCCGAGCAGCAGGATTTGCTGGACAGCCAATATCAGGACTGGCTGGAGCAGGGCCTGGATGTCAGCCGCCTGAGTGCTGAGCAGGCTTTGGCCTTGGTGCCCTGTCTGGACCCGGACACGCTGGCCGGCGCCTTGTATGACGGACAGGGCCAGGACATGGACGTCCATGCCTTGCATCAAGGTTTTTTGAAGGGCGCACAGGCGAAAGGAGTGAGCTTGCGTCTGGATGCCGAGGTGGTATCGGCGCAGTGGGATGGCGAATGCTGGGACGTCCAGCTCGAGGGTGAAGCGACCCGCCTGCGCACCCGTGTGCTGGTTAACGCGGCAGGTGCCTGGGCGGATACGCTGGCCCAACGCTGTGGCGTGCAGGCATTGGGCATTCAGCCCAAGCGTCGCTCGGCTTTTTTGTTCTCCCCGCCAGAGGGGGTCGATCATCGCCAATGGCCAGCCGTGATTGATATCGGCGAAGAGTTCTATTTTAAACCGGACGCAGGCATGTTGCTCGGGTCGCCCGCCAATGCGGATGATGTGCAGGCGCATGATGTGGTGGCTGAAGAACTGGATGTGGCCACCGGAATTTATCGCATTGAAGAGCGCACCCGATTGCGTATCCGTCGCCCTAGCCATACCTGGGCTGGGCTGCGCAGTTTCGCCCCAGATGGAGAGTTGGTGATTGGTCAGGATGCGCAATGTCCTGGTTTTTTCTGGCTGGCGGGGCAAGGTGGCTATGGAATTCAAACGGCGGCAGGGGCGTCCTTGCTGGCAGCCAGCCTGTTGCAACAGCAGGAACTGCCTGAATCGTTGAAAGCCTTGAACATTGATCCGGCTGTGGTGTCACCGGCTCGTTTCCGAACCTAA
- a CDS encoding YkvI family membrane protein — MSNIKNILGIAMAFVGVVVGAGFASGQEILQFFSSFGYWGLLGGVVSGLCFTILGMAVGELSQVSVSHSFKEGLYLICGPRLGMVVDVMITFFMYAIAVVMFAGGGSLMEQQWGVPAEYGSVAVMLITVLIVFLRVDRVMAFIGSITPVLVLMVIFLAVYSWNTRDLPLDELNVIAHTKPQGAGHWLVAALLYVSYNMVVGAPFLMIAGSQATSRRNALLGGLLGGLLLGVLIVLISAGVFGRIDSIGSAALPMLMLATEQSKFLGTVMSVVIFAMILTTSVGVLYAFSARILPPNTRRFNIGTAIAGVLGLVGAKVGFINLVGTVYPFFGYLGFVLMAWILIAWFRLRRLQSRNAT; from the coding sequence ATGTCAAATATAAAAAATATCCTGGGCATTGCGATGGCCTTTGTTGGCGTGGTGGTGGGCGCAGGCTTTGCTTCAGGACAGGAAATATTGCAGTTTTTCAGCAGCTTTGGCTACTGGGGGCTGTTGGGAGGGGTGGTCAGTGGCTTGTGTTTCACGATATTGGGCATGGCGGTGGGGGAACTGAGCCAGGTCTCCGTCTCGCATTCGTTCAAGGAAGGCTTGTATCTGATTTGCGGGCCACGACTGGGGATGGTGGTCGATGTCATGATTACCTTCTTTATGTATGCCATCGCTGTGGTGATGTTTGCCGGTGGCGGTTCGCTGATGGAGCAGCAGTGGGGGGTTCCGGCAGAGTATGGCAGCGTGGCGGTCATGCTGATTACGGTGCTGATTGTGTTTTTGCGCGTGGACCGCGTGATGGCGTTTATCGGCAGCATCACGCCCGTTCTGGTGTTGATGGTGATTTTTTTGGCGGTGTATAGCTGGAATACCCGTGACCTCCCGCTGGATGAGCTCAATGTCATCGCCCATACCAAACCCCAGGGCGCGGGGCATTGGCTGGTCGCCGCCTTGCTGTACGTGTCCTACAACATGGTGGTGGGGGCACCTTTTCTGATGATTGCAGGCTCGCAAGCCACGTCGCGCCGCAATGCGTTGCTGGGAGGGCTGCTTGGGGGGCTGTTATTGGGTGTGCTCATTGTATTGATCAGTGCCGGTGTGTTCGGTCGCATCGACTCGATTGGCTCGGCCGCCTTACCGATGCTGATGCTGGCGACCGAGCAGTCCAAGTTCTTGGGGACGGTTATGTCTGTGGTGATTTTCGCCATGATTCTGACAACCTCCGTGGGAGTGCTCTACGCTTTTTCGGCTCGCATTCTGCCTCCCAATACGCGTAGATTCAATATAGGCACCGCGATTGCCGGCGTGCTGGGATTGGTGGGCGCCAAGGTTGGTTTTATTAATCTGGTGGGCACGGTTTATCCATTTTTCGGCTATCTGGGCTTTGTTTTGATGGCCTGGATTCTGATTGCCTGGTTCCGTTTGCGCCGCTTACAATCCAGGAATGCTACGTAA
- a CDS encoding helix-turn-helix domain-containing protein, with protein sequence MLRNELLSKEQVGARLRQARHNQKQTLKQLAEKTGLALSTISKAELGQVTLSYEKFVVLARALNIEVGSLFAVPDQESAQALPVSAVGISSHKSTATPGYATRNYEYGLLFGELSGKHMNPILAVIDSRDASEFDDYIRHAGQEFVVVLSGSIAIQFETGETLFLDKHESAYFDSGIGHIYLSTSQEDAKVVAVCTSGFPPGMA encoded by the coding sequence ATGCTACGTAATGAACTGCTCAGCAAGGAACAGGTAGGAGCTCGCCTGCGCCAGGCCCGACATAATCAAAAACAGACACTCAAGCAGTTGGCTGAAAAAACCGGCTTGGCGCTTTCCACCATTTCCAAAGCGGAATTGGGGCAAGTCACCTTAAGTTATGAAAAATTCGTGGTGTTGGCCCGTGCCCTGAATATCGAAGTCGGCTCTTTGTTTGCCGTGCCCGATCAGGAAAGCGCACAGGCTTTGCCGGTGAGCGCAGTGGGTATTTCCAGCCACAAATCCACTGCGACCCCCGGTTATGCGACCCGTAATTACGAATACGGTTTGTTGTTTGGGGAACTAAGCGGCAAGCACATGAACCCCATTTTGGCCGTGATCGATTCACGCGATGCCAGTGAGTTTGACGATTATATTCGTCATGCGGGGCAGGAGTTTGTGGTCGTGTTGTCTGGCTCTATTGCCATTCAATTTGAAACCGGTGAAACCTTGTTTCTGGATAAACACGAATCTGCATATTTTGACAGCGGTATTGGGCATATTTATTTATCGACCAGTCAGGAAGATGCCAAGGTGGTGGCGGTCTGTACCAGCGGTTTTCCGCCAGGGATGGCTTGA
- a CDS encoding formylglycine-generating enzyme family protein — translation MRHTPVRISATLIVASVLLLLVLRSLPSSPEPGPELIQVEGGSFMAGNFQVPMRTPDGAQSVQWVAQPDQGALEPYPVEVNAFSIMKKEASNALYDRFLKQTQRPARWQAVKGDEQQAANMPYDEAEAFCAWLGQNSGLDMRLPTEAEWEYAARSRGQAFPWATDNGQWQEGRNLPDQEQRTQHYDIGSFPANPLGIQDMANGLHEWVISDPTRDPPHVRVVKGGGDDASTSRNTIPTRGIVFPLSESSIQAKPELARLRHYPAGTAYFQHATARCVAPLKSNGAPAPTRVPSSDAPAVFDEATDKP, via the coding sequence TTGCGTCATACCCCCGTCCGGATCAGTGCAACTCTCATCGTTGCCAGCGTATTGCTCTTACTGGTGTTGAGATCACTGCCCTCCAGCCCCGAACCCGGTCCCGAACTGATACAAGTAGAAGGCGGCTCCTTCATGGCCGGCAATTTTCAGGTCCCCATGCGAACCCCTGACGGCGCACAAAGCGTGCAATGGGTAGCCCAGCCTGACCAAGGCGCCCTGGAGCCCTACCCCGTCGAAGTCAATGCATTTTCCATCATGAAGAAAGAGGCCAGCAACGCTCTGTATGACCGCTTTCTAAAACAGACCCAGCGCCCTGCCCGCTGGCAAGCGGTCAAAGGCGACGAACAACAAGCCGCCAATATGCCTTATGACGAAGCGGAGGCATTTTGTGCCTGGTTAGGTCAAAACAGTGGTCTGGATATGCGCCTGCCTACCGAGGCTGAATGGGAGTATGCTGCCCGCAGCCGCGGTCAGGCTTTTCCCTGGGCCACCGACAATGGCCAATGGCAAGAAGGGCGCAACCTGCCCGATCAGGAGCAACGAACACAGCACTACGATATTGGCTCTTTCCCGGCTAACCCACTCGGTATCCAGGATATGGCGAACGGTCTGCATGAATGGGTCATCTCAGACCCCACGCGCGACCCGCCTCATGTCAGGGTCGTCAAGGGCGGCGGCGACGATGCCAGCACATCACGCAATACCATCCCCACACGCGGCATCGTCTTTCCCCTATCCGAAAGCAGCATCCAAGCCAAGCCGGAACTGGCCCGTTTACGCCATTACCCGGCCGGCACCGCCTACTTCCAACACGCTACGGCTCGCTGTGTGGCCCCCTTGAAAAGCAACGGAGCTCCTGCTCCCACCCGCGTTCCCAGCAGCGATGCCCCCGCTGTGTTTGATGAGGCAACTGACAAGCCCTAG
- a CDS encoding TrkH family potassium uptake protein → MRNWLPNSFTRRLEVHPHARTLSASPPLVLALGFMALIILGTLLLSLPQAAEHRLGVFQALFMATSAVTVTGLAVIDPATDLTHFGQIVLALLVQIGGMGFVTFAVIAAITMHKRISVSQQALALEAFNQTSVSRIRSTAFQVFKIAALIELIAAAILFLRWSIDFPWTTALYRALFHSVTAFNNAGFSLFHDSLIPISGDIISVMTLSGLIILGGIGFTVLADVGQKKRWQTLLPYTKLILIGTLVLNLIGFLSLWALEFNNPHTLGMLGTGDQALAAWMQNAATRTAGFTTMDIANLRDSTQLTLIVLMLIGGGSLSTASGIKIGTLIVLLAAVRSYIRQREEVVLMERSVPPETVQKALALFLITGALYFISVLLLTLFEDMPITSLLFEAASALSTTGMSHGITHKLSLPSQILIMILMFAGRLGPLTLVYTLATRKRSRVRYPEGNFQVG, encoded by the coding sequence ATGCGCAACTGGCTGCCCAATAGCTTTACCCGCCGTCTTGAGGTCCATCCTCATGCTCGCACCTTGAGCGCCAGCCCGCCGCTGGTGCTGGCCTTGGGCTTTATGGCCTTGATTATCCTGGGCACCCTTTTGCTCAGCCTGCCACAAGCCGCTGAACACCGTCTGGGGGTTTTCCAGGCCCTGTTCATGGCCACCTCGGCGGTCACCGTCACCGGGCTGGCGGTCATTGACCCGGCCACGGACCTAACCCACTTCGGACAAATTGTCCTGGCGCTGCTGGTGCAGATTGGTGGCATGGGATTTGTGACCTTCGCCGTGATTGCGGCGATCACCATGCACAAGCGCATCAGTGTCAGCCAACAAGCGCTGGCTTTGGAAGCCTTTAATCAGACCAGCGTGTCCCGTATCCGCAGCACGGCCTTCCAGGTTTTCAAGATTGCTGCCCTGATTGAACTGATCGCAGCCGCCATCCTGTTCTTGCGCTGGTCCATCGATTTTCCCTGGACAACGGCCCTGTATCGCGCCCTGTTCCACTCGGTGACGGCTTTTAACAACGCCGGCTTCTCACTGTTTCATGACTCGCTGATCCCCATCTCCGGCGATATTATTTCAGTCATGACGCTGTCCGGTCTGATTATTCTGGGCGGAATCGGTTTTACAGTCCTTGCCGATGTCGGCCAGAAAAAACGCTGGCAAACCCTCCTGCCCTACACCAAGCTCATCCTGATCGGAACGCTGGTACTGAATCTGATCGGTTTTTTAAGCCTGTGGGCACTGGAATTCAACAACCCGCACACCCTGGGCATGTTGGGCACCGGCGACCAGGCACTGGCCGCCTGGATGCAGAACGCCGCGACCCGCACTGCCGGCTTCACCACCATGGATATTGCCAATCTGCGCGACAGCACCCAGTTAACCTTGATTGTGCTAATGCTGATTGGTGGCGGCTCACTCAGTACGGCCAGTGGCATCAAGATCGGCACCTTGATTGTGCTGCTGGCAGCCGTGCGCTCCTATATCCGTCAACGCGAAGAAGTCGTTCTGATGGAACGCAGCGTACCGCCTGAGACCGTCCAGAAAGCCCTGGCCCTGTTCCTGATCACCGGCGCCCTGTATTTCATCAGTGTTTTGCTGCTGACGCTGTTTGAAGACATGCCCATTACCAGCCTGCTCTTTGAAGCGGCCTCCGCGCTCAGCACTACCGGCATGAGCCACGGCATCACCCACAAACTATCCCTGCCCAGCCAGATCCTGATCATGATCCTGATGTTTGCGGGTCGACTCGGGCCTCTGACCCTGGTGTACACGCTGGCCACCCGCAAACGCAGCCGGGTTCGTTATCCGGAGGGAAACTTTCAGGTGGGCTAA
- a CDS encoding potassium channel family protein, which yields MGHSVLGVDTNPKLVNKYADQLNRAVIADVTDRQALEELGLDNYDVVLVAIGADIESSLVCVVHLKSFGVPTIWAKAISHTQHLILAKIGVNRIIHPEEEMGIRVAQMLSYPMVNDYITLGNGDYIVEVTASDNMNGQTIRDILREQLTDVQVLLVKRRGQTTIQPGPDFSLHAKDLLILFGQLQALRTAAPKLV from the coding sequence ATGGGACACTCCGTGCTGGGAGTGGACACCAATCCGAAACTGGTCAACAAATACGCCGACCAATTAAACCGTGCCGTCATCGCCGATGTCACTGACCGTCAGGCTCTGGAGGAGCTGGGGCTGGACAATTATGACGTCGTTCTGGTTGCCATTGGGGCGGATATTGAATCAAGCCTGGTGTGCGTGGTGCATTTGAAAAGTTTTGGCGTCCCCACCATCTGGGCCAAAGCCATTTCCCATACCCAGCATCTGATTCTGGCCAAGATTGGGGTCAACCGGATTATCCACCCCGAAGAAGAAATGGGTATACGCGTTGCCCAAATGTTGAGCTACCCCATGGTCAACGACTACATCACCCTGGGAAATGGGGATTACATTGTGGAGGTGACCGCCAGCGACAATATGAATGGCCAGACCATACGGGATATACTGCGCGAGCAATTGACCGATGTCCAAGTCTTGCTGGTCAAGCGCCGCGGCCAGACCACCATTCAGCCCGGCCCTGATTTCTCCCTGCATGCCAAGGATCTGCTCATTTTGTTTGGGCAATTGCAAGCACTTCGTACTGCCGCCCCCAAACTGGTCTGA
- a CDS encoding alkene reductase yields MVSLFDPIKLGDIELMNRIIMAPMTRARASEGRMPNDLMRMYYCQRASAGLIVAEATSVSPQGVGYAHTPGIWSSAQVDAWRTITEAVHAKGGRIVLQLWHVGRVSDPEFLNGQMPVAPSAIACDGMVSHLSPERPFVVPRALRIEEIADIVDDFAVAAQNALSAGFDGVEIHGANGYLIDQFLHDGSNTRTDAYGGTIENRARFLLEIVDACVAIWGAGRVGVHLSPRGGLHGMKDSDPARLFSYVACELDRRDIAFLFLRESPASDSLLPMIKCQFGGAIIANEHFDLPTAQTTLSKGMADAVSFGKAFLSNPDLPLRLQLRAPLNSWDRDSFYTQGPKGYTDYPFLKTQADCEQSVGEDLQTH; encoded by the coding sequence ATGGTTAGTTTGTTTGATCCAATCAAACTGGGTGATATTGAGCTCATGAACCGCATCATCATGGCGCCCATGACACGCGCGCGCGCCTCGGAGGGCCGTATGCCCAACGATTTGATGCGTATGTACTATTGTCAGCGGGCCAGTGCGGGGCTGATTGTAGCCGAAGCGACCTCGGTATCGCCGCAAGGCGTGGGCTATGCCCACACACCGGGCATCTGGAGCAGCGCGCAGGTAGACGCCTGGCGCACGATTACCGAAGCCGTGCATGCCAAGGGGGGGCGGATCGTTCTGCAATTGTGGCATGTGGGGCGGGTGTCTGACCCGGAGTTTCTCAATGGGCAGATGCCGGTAGCGCCTAGTGCAATTGCCTGTGACGGCATGGTCAGCCATTTAAGCCCCGAGCGTCCTTTCGTGGTGCCTCGCGCCTTGCGCATAGAAGAAATTGCCGACATCGTGGACGATTTTGCTGTAGCGGCCCAAAACGCACTCAGTGCGGGCTTTGATGGGGTAGAGATACACGGTGCCAATGGTTATCTGATTGACCAGTTCTTGCACGATGGGTCCAACACGCGTACCGATGCGTACGGCGGAACGATTGAAAATCGGGCGCGTTTCCTGTTGGAAATTGTGGATGCGTGTGTGGCCATTTGGGGTGCCGGCCGGGTGGGTGTGCATTTGTCTCCACGGGGTGGTTTGCATGGCATGAAGGATTCCGATCCGGCCCGCTTGTTCTCTTACGTGGCCTGTGAGCTGGATCGCCGCGATATTGCCTTTTTGTTCTTGCGCGAAAGTCCGGCCTCGGACAGCTTGTTGCCCATGATCAAATGTCAGTTTGGTGGCGCCATTATTGCCAATGAGCATTTTGATTTGCCCACCGCACAGACCACTTTATCCAAAGGCATGGCCGATGCCGTGTCGTTCGGTAAGGCTTTTTTATCCAATCCGGATTTGCCATTGCGTTTGCAGTTACGCGCTCCCCTCAATAGCTGGGACCGGGATTCGTTTTACACCCAGGGCCCCAAAGGCTATACGGATTATCCATTTTTGAAAACCCAGGCAGACTGTGAGCAGTCGGTGGGTGAGGATTTGCAGACGCATTAA
- a CDS encoding PaaI family thioesterase → MKHLQAELAQPKQDFFGTHIPLMQHLGLQTVSSTEQEVITFLPWQAWNANSRADVHGGTLMAILDFTLSAAARAQRPGSGMATIDMNTQFLLPARGDVWFKARCLYLEGDTAYCEGGGYDEKERLLVKAAATFRVVRGS, encoded by the coding sequence ATGAAGCATTTGCAGGCCGAACTGGCGCAGCCCAAACAGGATTTCTTCGGCACTCATATCCCTTTGATGCAGCACCTGGGCCTGCAAACCGTCAGCAGCACCGAGCAGGAAGTGATCACTTTTCTGCCCTGGCAAGCCTGGAATGCCAACTCCCGTGCGGATGTACATGGAGGCACCTTGATGGCTATTCTGGACTTCACGCTCAGCGCTGCCGCGCGAGCCCAGCGCCCTGGTTCAGGGATGGCCACCATCGACATGAACACCCAGTTCCTGCTCCCAGCCCGTGGCGATGTCTGGTTCAAAGCCCGGTGTCTCTATCTGGAAGGCGACACCGCCTATTGCGAAGGAGGCGGATACGACGAGAAGGAGCGCTTGCTGGTTAAAGCGGCAGCCACTTTTCGGGTTGTGCGCGGTAGCTGA
- a CDS encoding GatB/YqeY domain-containing protein — protein sequence MSQTLKIRLADDIKTAMRARDSARLETLRFLQAAIKQREVDERTELGDAEVTSIIEKQVKQRRESIQAFESAGRTESAEKEAAELQILQEYLPQQADKAEIDAAIADAITQAQSEGAQGPALMGKVMGLVKAKLAGRADMSQVSAQVKQKLNP from the coding sequence ATGAGTCAAACACTCAAAATCCGTTTAGCTGACGATATCAAAACGGCGATGCGCGCTCGCGATAGCGCGCGCCTGGAGACCTTGCGCTTTTTGCAAGCCGCGATCAAACAACGTGAAGTGGATGAGCGTACGGAGCTGGGCGATGCCGAAGTCACAAGCATCATTGAAAAACAGGTCAAGCAGCGCCGCGAATCCATTCAGGCTTTTGAATCGGCCGGTCGCACTGAAAGCGCCGAGAAAGAAGCAGCAGAATTGCAGATTCTGCAAGAATATCTGCCCCAACAGGCCGATAAGGCAGAAATTGATGCTGCAATTGCCGATGCAATTACCCAAGCCCAATCGGAAGGCGCTCAAGGTCCCGCACTGATGGGCAAGGTCATGGGTTTGGTTAAAGCCAAACTGGCCGGTCGTGCCGATATGTCTCAAGTTTCCGCTCAAGTGAAGCAGAAGCTGAATCCATGA